From a single Pseudoalteromonas nigrifaciens genomic region:
- a CDS encoding phosphoadenylyl-sulfate reductase codes for MSEFKNILQLDKQSQAAMLADANGLLANMSAEQRVSWALDNLPNTAFLSSSFGIQAAVMLHLMTSQRPDIPVVLTDTGYLFPETYQFIEQMSERLSLNLKVYRAQLSPAWQEAKFGKLWEQGEDGIKQYNQLNKVEPMTRALKEIEAGTWFSGLRRDQSSTRADKQFVEISRGTVKVYPIIEWSNRDVYQYLTKHDLPYHPLWEQGYVSMGDVHTTRKLEPGMTEEETRFFGLNRECGLHMDGDGI; via the coding sequence ATGAGTGAATTTAAAAACATTTTACAGCTAGATAAACAAAGCCAGGCGGCTATGTTAGCTGATGCTAATGGTTTGCTAGCGAATATGAGCGCAGAACAGCGTGTTTCATGGGCGCTTGATAACTTGCCTAATACGGCTTTTTTATCATCTAGCTTTGGTATTCAAGCGGCAGTAATGCTGCATTTAATGACCTCACAACGTCCAGATATTCCCGTTGTATTAACCGATACAGGCTATCTATTTCCTGAAACGTATCAGTTTATTGAACAAATGAGTGAGCGTTTATCACTAAACTTAAAGGTGTATAGAGCGCAGCTAAGCCCAGCATGGCAAGAAGCTAAGTTTGGCAAGTTGTGGGAGCAAGGTGAGGACGGTATTAAGCAATATAACCAGCTTAATAAAGTTGAGCCGATGACCCGCGCACTTAAAGAGATAGAAGCGGGCACGTGGTTTAGTGGTTTGCGTCGCGATCAATCATCTACACGTGCTGATAAACAGTTTGTAGAAATAAGCCGTGGTACCGTTAAAGTGTACCCGATTATTGAATGGTCTAACCGCGACGTGTATCAGTACCTGACTAAGCATGATTTACCTTACCACCCATTATGGGAACAAGGTTATGTGTCGATGGGGGACGTACATACAACACGTAAGTTGGAACCAGGAATGACAGAGGAAGAAACTCGCTTTTTTGGTTTAAACCGAGAATGTGGACTGCACATGGATGGTGACGGTATTTAA
- the rpsQ gene encoding 30S ribosomal protein S17, giving the protein MSDKIRTLQGRVISDKMEKSFTIAIARYVKHPIYGKFIRRTTKLHVHDENNEVQAGDVVTIRECAPISKSKSWTFVAVIERPKQA; this is encoded by the coding sequence ATGAGCGATAAAATTCGTACTCTTCAAGGCCGTGTAATTAGCGACAAGATGGAAAAATCTTTCACTATTGCTATCGCACGTTATGTGAAGCACCCAATTTATGGGAAATTCATTCGACGCACGACTAAGCTACACGTACATGACGAAAATAATGAAGTTCAGGCTGGTGACGTAGTTACTATCCGTGAATGTGCTCCAATTTCTAAGAGTAAATCTTGGACATTCGTAGCAGTTATTGAACGTCCAAAACAAGCTTAA
- a CDS encoding assimilatory sulfite reductase (NADPH) flavoprotein subunit, producing MLLGQLNAAASPLSQEQVQKLQGLVAELNPIQQAWVSGYLAANANTAALGGAVGAAPNAGEAVALTILYGSQTGNAKGVAAKLKAQAESRGLAVKLVNMADYKPTALKKEKFITVVVATYGEGEPPEDAEALHEFLTTKKAPKLDGVKVAVIGLGDSSYEFFCQTAKDFEQRLNKLGAETIYQRADLDVDYDDEAATWITGALDAFEPDLKAQQGSSGGQVIAMSFAGSTTVASQYTKQNPFAAELGLVQKITGRDSTKDVRHVEISLEGSDISYIPGDSLGVYFLNDEARVDELLTHTQIDAASLVKVADEQLSIRDALIEKLELTQSYPGFVEKYAIATGTPQLLKLVEDKAAMHEYIEPRQIFDVVAQNPAKLDAQTLVDCLRKLQARLYSIASSQSEVEDEVHLTVALVEFNTFGSEHLGGCSGYLARRAEEGCKVKVFSEHNDNFRLPTNDETPIIMVGPGTGIAPFRAFLQERDARGASGKNWLFFGNPHFTQDFLYQVEIQGYLKSGLLSKVDVAFSRDQAEKVYVQDKLRSNSKAIFEWLEAGAHFYVCGDANHMAKDVHQALLEIIKENTGKSDEDAQQYLKDLRSANRYQKDVY from the coding sequence ATGTTGCTAGGTCAACTAAACGCTGCGGCAAGTCCGCTATCGCAAGAGCAAGTACAAAAGCTGCAAGGTTTAGTGGCTGAGCTTAATCCAATTCAACAAGCATGGGTTAGCGGCTATCTTGCTGCAAATGCTAATACGGCGGCCTTAGGCGGTGCAGTGGGCGCAGCTCCAAATGCTGGTGAGGCAGTTGCATTAACTATTTTATATGGCTCGCAAACAGGTAATGCAAAGGGTGTAGCTGCTAAGTTAAAAGCACAAGCAGAGTCACGCGGTTTAGCCGTAAAGCTAGTGAACATGGCCGATTACAAACCAACTGCACTAAAAAAAGAAAAGTTTATAACTGTGGTTGTTGCAACTTACGGCGAAGGTGAGCCACCAGAAGATGCAGAGGCTTTGCACGAATTTTTAACCACTAAAAAAGCGCCTAAGTTAGATGGAGTGAAGGTAGCCGTGATTGGCTTAGGGGATTCGAGCTATGAATTTTTTTGCCAAACAGCAAAAGACTTTGAGCAGCGGTTAAATAAACTCGGCGCAGAAACAATTTATCAACGCGCCGATTTAGATGTAGATTACGATGACGAAGCGGCAACTTGGATCACTGGTGCATTGGATGCCTTTGAACCCGATTTAAAAGCACAGCAAGGTAGCTCAGGTGGTCAAGTTATTGCAATGTCGTTTGCTGGGTCAACTACCGTGGCAAGTCAATATACTAAGCAAAACCCGTTTGCCGCAGAACTAGGTTTAGTGCAAAAAATTACAGGTCGCGACTCAACTAAAGATGTCCGCCACGTAGAAATTTCGCTTGAAGGCTCAGACATTAGTTATATACCAGGTGATTCATTAGGTGTGTATTTTTTAAATGACGAAGCCCGTGTTGATGAGTTGCTTACACACACGCAAATTGATGCAGCTAGTTTAGTAAAAGTTGCAGATGAACAGCTAAGTATTCGCGATGCACTGATTGAAAAACTTGAATTAACGCAGTCGTACCCTGGCTTTGTGGAAAAATATGCAATAGCTACAGGCACACCACAACTATTAAAACTGGTTGAAGATAAAGCGGCAATGCATGAATACATTGAACCGCGCCAAATATTTGATGTGGTTGCACAAAACCCGGCTAAGCTCGACGCGCAAACACTCGTCGATTGCCTGCGTAAATTACAAGCACGTTTATATTCAATTGCCTCTAGCCAAAGCGAGGTTGAAGACGAGGTACATTTAACCGTAGCATTGGTTGAGTTTAATACTTTTGGTAGCGAGCATTTGGGCGGTTGTTCGGGCTATTTAGCGCGCCGTGCTGAGGAAGGCTGTAAAGTTAAGGTATTTAGTGAGCATAACGATAATTTTCGTTTACCAACGAATGATGAAACACCAATAATTATGGTTGGCCCTGGTACGGGAATAGCACCGTTTCGCGCCTTTTTACAAGAGCGTGATGCGCGCGGCGCATCAGGTAAAAACTGGCTGTTTTTTGGCAATCCACATTTTACTCAAGACTTTTTATACCAAGTTGAAATTCAAGGTTACTTAAAGTCGGGTTTACTAAGCAAAGTAGATGTTGCATTTAGCCGCGACCAAGCCGAAAAAGTGTATGTGCAAGATAAGTTACGTAGTAACAGCAAAGCTATTTTTGAGTGGCTTGAAGCCGGCGCACATTTTTATGTGTGTGGCGACGCTAATCATATGGCAAAAGATGTACACCAAGCATTACTCGAAATTATTAAAGAAAATACCGGTAAGAGCGATGAAGATGCTCAGCAGTATTTAAAAGATTTACGCAGCGCAAACCGCTATCAGAAAGACGTTTACTAA
- the rplP gene encoding 50S ribosomal protein L16 produces MLQPKRTKFRKTHKGRNRGLAQNGNKVSFGTFGLKATGRGRMTARQIEAARRAMTRHVKRQGKIWIRVFPDKPITNKPLEVRMGKGKGSVEYWVAEIQPGKVLYEMEGVSEELAREAFDLAARKLPFKTTFVTRTVM; encoded by the coding sequence ATGTTACAGCCAAAACGTACAAAATTCCGTAAAACGCACAAAGGTCGCAACCGTGGTCTAGCGCAAAACGGTAACAAAGTAAGCTTCGGTACTTTCGGTTTGAAAGCTACTGGCCGTGGCCGCATGACTGCTCGTCAAATCGAAGCAGCTCGTCGTGCCATGACGCGTCACGTGAAACGTCAAGGTAAAATCTGGATCCGTGTTTTCCCAGACAAGCCAATCACGAACAAACCGCTTGAAGTTCGTATGGGTAAAGGTAAAGGTTCTGTTGAGTATTGGGTTGCTGAAATTCAGCCTGGTAAAGTACTTTACGAAATGGAAGGTGTTTCAGAAGAGCTTGCTCGTGAAGCGTTTGACCTTGCTGCTCGTAAATTGCCATTCAAAACAACTTTCGTAACTCGGACGGTAATGTGA
- the cysI gene encoding assimilatory sulfite reductase (NADPH) hemoprotein subunit: MSEQDKNVKLSDNERMKRESNFLRGTIATDLKDEITGGFTADNFQLIRFHGMYQQDDRDIRGERAKQKLEPLHNVMLRARMPGGIIKPEQWLAIDKFAEEKTSYGSIRLTTRQTFQFHGVLKPNIKGMHQLLDSVGIDSIATAGDVNRNVLCTTNPVESELHQEAYEWAAKISEHLLPKTKAYAEIWLNGEKAETTEEPILGSNYLPRKFKTTVTIPPNNEVDVHANDLNFVAIAENGKLIGFNVLVGGGLAMTHGDTATYPRKADDFGFIPLEHTLKIAEHVVSVQRDWGNRSNRKNAKTKYTLDRVGVDVFKAEVEKRAGVEFASSRPYKFTHRGDRIGWVEGIDGKHHLTLFIQSGRILDYPDKPLKTGCRKIAEVHQGDMRMTANQNLIIAGVAANQKAVIEEIARNHGLIDDKDTEQRKNSMACVALPTCPLAMAEAERYLPSLVEKIEALLAKHGVPNDSIIMRVVGCPNGCGRAMLAEAGLVGKGPGKYNVYLGGNLEGTRIPKLYLENVGEDVYLAAFDELIGQWVNERNEGECFGDFVIRKGIVAEVKVSVTDFHA, encoded by the coding sequence ATGAGCGAACAAGATAAAAACGTAAAGCTTTCTGATAACGAGCGCATGAAACGAGAAAGTAATTTTTTACGTGGCACTATAGCAACAGATTTAAAAGATGAGATCACCGGTGGTTTTACCGCTGATAACTTCCAGTTAATTCGGTTTCACGGTATGTACCAGCAAGATGACCGCGATATTCGTGGTGAGCGCGCTAAGCAAAAGCTTGAACCATTACACAACGTAATGTTACGTGCGCGTATGCCTGGCGGTATTATTAAGCCTGAGCAATGGTTAGCCATAGATAAATTTGCAGAAGAAAAAACCAGCTATGGCAGTATCCGTTTAACTACGCGTCAAACGTTTCAGTTTCATGGTGTATTAAAGCCTAATATTAAAGGCATGCACCAATTACTGGATAGCGTTGGAATTGACTCTATTGCTACCGCAGGCGATGTTAATCGAAATGTGTTGTGTACTACTAATCCGGTTGAGTCAGAGCTGCATCAAGAAGCGTATGAGTGGGCTGCAAAAATTTCAGAGCACCTATTACCAAAAACCAAGGCTTACGCCGAAATTTGGCTTAATGGTGAAAAAGCAGAAACCACAGAAGAGCCAATTTTAGGTTCTAATTACTTACCGCGTAAGTTTAAAACAACGGTAACAATTCCGCCGAATAATGAAGTGGATGTGCACGCCAATGATTTAAACTTTGTAGCTATTGCCGAAAATGGTAAATTAATTGGCTTTAACGTACTTGTCGGTGGTGGCCTTGCCATGACACATGGCGATACAGCAACCTACCCACGTAAAGCAGACGACTTTGGTTTTATTCCACTAGAACATACGTTAAAAATTGCCGAGCATGTGGTGTCGGTACAGCGCGATTGGGGTAATCGTTCAAATCGCAAAAATGCTAAAACAAAATACACATTAGATCGAGTAGGCGTTGATGTATTTAAAGCGGAAGTAGAGAAACGTGCGGGTGTTGAGTTTGCTTCAAGTCGTCCTTATAAATTTACTCACCGAGGCGATCGTATAGGTTGGGTTGAAGGTATAGATGGCAAACATCACTTAACATTATTTATTCAAAGTGGGCGTATTTTAGATTATCCAGACAAACCACTAAAAACAGGCTGTCGTAAAATAGCAGAAGTTCACCAAGGTGACATGCGCATGACGGCAAACCAAAACTTAATTATTGCTGGTGTAGCTGCAAATCAAAAAGCCGTGATTGAAGAAATTGCCCGTAACCATGGTTTAATTGACGATAAAGACACCGAACAACGTAAAAATTCTATGGCGTGTGTGGCACTGCCAACATGCCCATTAGCTATGGCTGAAGCTGAGCGTTATTTACCTAGTTTGGTTGAAAAAATAGAAGCACTGTTAGCCAAGCATGGTGTGCCGAATGACAGTATTATTATGCGCGTTGTGGGTTGCCCCAATGGTTGTGGGCGTGCCATGTTAGCCGAAGCGGGATTGGTTGGGAAAGGTCCGGGTAAATATAATGTGTATCTAGGCGGTAACCTTGAAGGCACACGTATTCCTAAATTATATTTAGAAAATGTGGGTGAAGACGTGTATTTAGCTGCTTTTGATGAATTAATTGGTCAATGGGTTAATGAGCGTAACGAAGGTGAGTGTTTTGGTGACTTTGTTATACGCAAAGGCATAGTTGCTGAAGTAAAAGTATCAGTAACCGATTTTCACGCTTAA
- a CDS encoding DUF4124 domain-containing protein, with product MKYFTYLAVSVMIIAVISLFYLKKPNGETWLSTSVVINESQQIKDKIISFTSNTFEQAVSSVSNTPSTTRSKIFKWQDRQGQWHFSDTPHPNGKSVEVKLDPKDINVVVAQDTAILSGSSKSSAVNNTSATPTVYDPVSIKKVFDDAEKAKQKLEQRTKQLNDLNGF from the coding sequence ATGAAATACTTTACCTATTTAGCAGTGTCAGTAATGATTATTGCTGTTATTTCTCTATTTTATTTAAAAAAGCCAAACGGAGAAACATGGCTTAGTACATCTGTTGTGATCAACGAATCTCAGCAAATTAAAGATAAAATAATCTCGTTTACCAGCAATACGTTTGAGCAAGCCGTTAGTAGCGTGTCGAACACACCCTCAACAACCCGCAGTAAAATATTTAAGTGGCAAGATCGGCAAGGCCAATGGCATTTTTCAGATACGCCTCACCCTAATGGTAAAAGTGTTGAAGTAAAACTAGACCCTAAAGATATTAACGTGGTGGTTGCCCAAGATACGGCTATTTTATCGGGCAGTTCCAAATCCTCGGCAGTAAATAACACTTCAGCTACACCTACAGTTTATGATCCAGTATCAATTAAAAAGGTGTTTGATGACGCTGAAAAAGCAAAACAAAAATTAGAGCAACGTACTAAACAATTAAATGATTTAAACGGTTTTTAA
- the acnA gene encoding aconitate hydratase AcnA, which yields MNNSFKTQQQLTVNGEQFHIHSLKGLGDKAKRLPFSLKILLENLLRNEDGENIKEQDIQALLDWDPQAKPSAEVAFTPARVVMQDFTGVPAIVDLAAMRDAMEKLGGDPAKINPLSPAELVIDHSVQVDGYGNEGAFDLNAKLEYDRNKERYEFLRWGQTAFDNLKVVPPATGIVHQVNLEYLARVVFNDERNGQKYAYPDTLVGTDSHTTMINGLGVLGWGVGGIEAEAAMLGQPISLLIPQVVGVKLNGRLPEGTTATDLVLTVTEMLRNHGVVGKFVEFYGDGLADLPLADRATIANMAPEYGATCGIFPIDDETINYLRLTNRDEKQLKLIEDYAKHQGLWRNDGDEANYTDKLELILDDVVPSLAGPKRPQDRISLDKAGEAISQHLKEFQDERLAKISSSDTEQARIESEGPVTNPDESSNEAPFIGAAKVNFKGQEFELKDGACVIAAITSCTNTSNPSVILAAGLVAKKAKQLGVNVKPWVKTSLAPGSKVVTDYLEKAGLMDDLESLGFNLVGYGCTTCIGNSGPLAPEISDAIQKHKLVVSSILSGNRNFEGRIHQDVKMNFLASPPLVVAYAIAGRTDIDVYNEPLAQDANGNDIYLKNIWPSVKEVSDLVKETVTREMFEKNYANVYEGDSRWQKIQIPDGKLYDWDDASTYIKKAPFFDGMSIEPPGIPTITGARCLAKLGDSVTTDHISPAGAIKADSPAGLYLQDNKVVQAQFNSYGSRRGNHEVMMRGTFANIRLKNLLAPGTEGGVTRTQPDDELASIYDAAMEYQKNDTPLVILAGKEYGTGSSRDWAAKGSLLLGVKAVIAQSYERIHRSNLIGMGVLPLQFKDGESHESLGLTGQEQFDIEGLFDKTKEVSVIATNSEGKKVSFSADVRIDTPKEWDYYKHGGILQYVLRNMLD from the coding sequence ATGAATAATAGTTTCAAAACCCAGCAGCAACTTACCGTTAATGGTGAGCAGTTTCATATTCACTCTCTTAAAGGCCTTGGCGACAAAGCCAAACGCTTACCTTTTTCTTTAAAAATACTACTCGAAAACCTACTTCGTAACGAAGACGGCGAAAACATTAAAGAACAAGACATTCAAGCCCTATTAGATTGGGACCCTCAAGCTAAGCCCTCTGCTGAAGTAGCGTTTACGCCTGCCCGTGTTGTGATGCAAGACTTTACCGGTGTACCTGCCATTGTCGATTTAGCGGCAATGCGCGATGCGATGGAAAAACTAGGCGGCGATCCAGCAAAAATTAACCCGCTTTCTCCTGCTGAACTTGTTATTGACCATTCTGTGCAAGTAGATGGCTATGGTAACGAGGGTGCGTTTGACTTAAACGCCAAGCTTGAATATGACCGTAATAAAGAGCGTTATGAATTTTTACGTTGGGGCCAAACTGCCTTCGATAACTTAAAAGTTGTCCCTCCAGCAACCGGTATTGTGCACCAAGTAAATTTAGAGTATTTAGCGCGCGTTGTTTTTAATGATGAACGTAATGGCCAAAAGTACGCGTACCCAGACACTTTAGTGGGTACCGATTCGCACACCACTATGATTAACGGCTTAGGCGTACTTGGCTGGGGCGTAGGCGGCATTGAAGCCGAAGCCGCTATGCTTGGCCAACCTATTAGCTTATTAATACCTCAGGTTGTAGGGGTTAAATTAAACGGCCGTTTACCAGAGGGCACCACAGCTACCGACTTAGTACTTACCGTTACCGAAATGCTACGTAACCATGGTGTCGTAGGTAAATTTGTAGAGTTTTATGGTGATGGCCTTGCCGACTTACCACTTGCCGATAGAGCAACAATTGCCAACATGGCGCCAGAATATGGTGCTACATGTGGTATTTTCCCGATTGATGACGAAACCATTAACTATCTGCGTTTAACCAACCGCGATGAGAAACAGCTTAAACTTATTGAAGATTATGCTAAGCATCAAGGCTTATGGCGTAACGATGGCGATGAAGCTAATTACACCGATAAACTTGAACTGATATTAGATGACGTAGTACCAAGCCTTGCTGGCCCTAAACGCCCACAGGATAGAATATCACTTGATAAAGCTGGCGAAGCAATTAGTCAGCATTTAAAAGAGTTTCAAGACGAGCGTTTAGCAAAAATTAGCAGCAGTGATACAGAGCAAGCACGTATCGAAAGCGAAGGCCCTGTAACTAATCCTGACGAATCAAGCAATGAAGCGCCGTTTATAGGCGCAGCAAAAGTAAACTTTAAAGGCCAAGAGTTCGAACTAAAAGATGGTGCCTGTGTTATTGCCGCAATCACTAGTTGTACAAACACCTCTAACCCCAGTGTTATTTTAGCGGCTGGCTTAGTTGCTAAAAAAGCCAAGCAATTAGGGGTTAATGTAAAACCTTGGGTTAAAACATCACTTGCTCCTGGCTCTAAGGTCGTTACTGACTACTTAGAAAAAGCAGGGCTAATGGACGATTTAGAAAGCCTAGGCTTTAACTTAGTTGGCTATGGTTGTACAACGTGTATTGGTAACTCAGGCCCGCTGGCTCCTGAAATTTCAGATGCTATTCAAAAGCACAAACTGGTTGTGAGCTCAATTTTATCGGGTAACCGTAACTTTGAAGGGCGTATTCACCAAGATGTTAAAATGAACTTTTTAGCATCTCCTCCGCTTGTTGTAGCATACGCCATTGCGGGCAGAACCGATATTGACGTATATAACGAACCACTGGCACAAGATGCTAACGGTAACGATATTTACCTTAAAAACATTTGGCCAAGTGTTAAAGAAGTAAGCGATTTAGTTAAGGAAACGGTAACCAGAGAAATGTTCGAAAAAAATTATGCTAACGTATACGAAGGCGATAGCCGTTGGCAAAAAATTCAAATACCTGATGGGAAACTTTACGATTGGGATGATGCATCAACCTATATTAAAAAAGCACCCTTTTTTGATGGTATGAGTATTGAGCCTCCGGGTATTCCAACCATTACCGGCGCACGTTGTTTAGCAAAACTAGGTGACTCGGTTACTACGGATCATATTTCGCCAGCCGGTGCTATTAAAGCAGACTCACCAGCAGGGTTATATTTACAAGATAACAAAGTAGTACAAGCGCAGTTTAACTCCTATGGTTCGCGTCGTGGTAACCACGAAGTAATGATGCGCGGTACATTTGCTAATATTAGGCTTAAAAACCTCCTTGCACCCGGTACTGAAGGCGGTGTTACCCGCACGCAACCTGATGATGAGCTTGCCAGTATTTATGATGCCGCCATGGAATATCAAAAGAACGATACGCCATTGGTTATTTTAGCTGGTAAAGAATATGGTACCGGCTCATCTCGTGACTGGGCAGCGAAAGGCTCGCTACTGTTAGGTGTTAAAGCTGTAATAGCACAAAGCTATGAGCGTATTCATCGCTCTAACCTTATTGGTATGGGAGTTTTACCGCTACAGTTTAAAGATGGCGAAAGTCATGAGTCGCTAGGTTTAACCGGCCAAGAGCAGTTTGATATTGAAGGCTTGTTTGATAAAACCAAGGAAGTTAGCGTTATTGCAACTAATAGTGAAGGTAAAAAAGTAAGCTTTAGTGCCGATGTACGTATTGATACGCCAAAAGAGTGGGATTACTACAAACACGGTGGCATTTTACAGTATGTACTTCGTAATATGCTCGATTAA
- the rpmC gene encoding 50S ribosomal protein L29 — protein sequence MKASELKDKSVEELNTELLGLLREQFNMRMQASTGQLAQTHTLRTVRRDIARVKTVINQKAGQ from the coding sequence ATGAAAGCTAGCGAACTAAAAGATAAAAGCGTAGAAGAGCTTAATACTGAACTTCTAGGACTTCTTCGTGAGCAATTTAATATGCGCATGCAAGCAAGCACTGGTCAGTTAGCTCAGACACACACGCTAAGAACAGTACGCCGCGATATCGCGCGTGTAAAAACAGTTATTAACCAGAAGGCAGGTCAATAA